From one Gaiellales bacterium genomic stretch:
- a CDS encoding GNAT family N-acetyltransferase → MRREIAPGYVLDDDPRCMDLDAVHDYLSNHAYWALGRTRPTVEHLVSSASRVIGVFHEGRQVGFCRAVSDGVAHGYLADVYILEQHRGRGLGVAMVQEMVEGGALADVRWMLHTRDAHTLYQRFGFGPPSERVMERRDP, encoded by the coding sequence ATGCGCCGCGAGATCGCCCCAGGCTACGTGCTCGACGACGACCCACGCTGCATGGATCTCGACGCGGTCCACGACTACCTGTCGAACCACGCGTACTGGGCGCTCGGGCGGACGCGGCCCACGGTCGAGCACCTGGTGTCCTCCGCGTCCCGCGTGATCGGCGTGTTCCATGAGGGGCGGCAGGTCGGCTTCTGCCGGGCGGTCTCGGACGGCGTCGCGCACGGCTACCTCGCCGACGTCTACATCCTCGAGCAGCACCGTGGCCGCGGGCTCGGCGTGGCGATGGTGCAGGAGATGGTGGAGGGCGGAGCGCTTGCGGACGTCCGCTGGATGCTCCACACGCGTGACGCGCACACCCTCTACCAGCGGTTCGGCTTCGGGCCGCCGAGCGAACGGGTGATGGAGCGGCGCGACCCGTAG